Proteins found in one Paenibacillus borealis genomic segment:
- a CDS encoding SDR family NAD(P)-dependent oxidoreductase — protein sequence MNIKGKWSLITGASSGIGEQFARQLAKEGSHLVLVARSQGRLDTLAAELTQGYGIQCQVIPQDLSAPGAAGELYQKCRQLGLNIDLLVNNAGFATHGLFEQVSGERQHEEIMLNVAAVVDMTHLFLPGMLNRRAGAVINVSSTAGFQPLPYMAVYGATKAFVLSFTDALWWENRDRGVQFFTLCPGSTETNFFNVVGTEDASVGAKDSPERVVAITLRAMKKGKQYVVPGFRNYLGAQISRFMTRRQGLRLVGNMLRPHKQ from the coding sequence ATGAATATTAAAGGGAAATGGTCGCTAATCACTGGCGCCTCTTCGGGAATCGGCGAGCAATTCGCCAGACAATTGGCAAAGGAAGGCAGTCATTTGGTGCTGGTAGCCAGGTCTCAAGGCAGACTCGATACGCTCGCAGCCGAATTGACGCAAGGCTATGGAATTCAGTGCCAGGTTATTCCCCAGGACCTATCCGCCCCGGGTGCTGCCGGAGAGCTGTATCAGAAGTGCCGGCAGCTGGGCCTGAACATTGATCTGCTGGTTAACAATGCGGGTTTTGCCACTCACGGTCTGTTTGAGCAAGTCTCTGGTGAGCGCCAGCATGAAGAAATCATGCTCAATGTCGCCGCTGTAGTGGATATGACTCATTTATTCCTTCCGGGGATGCTTAACCGGCGGGCTGGCGCAGTTATCAATGTTTCCTCTACCGCAGGCTTTCAGCCGCTCCCTTATATGGCCGTCTACGGGGCGACCAAAGCATTTGTCTTATCCTTTACCGATGCCCTTTGGTGGGAGAATCGGGACCGGGGCGTTCAATTCTTCACCCTGTGCCCGGGCTCGACGGAGACGAATTTCTTCAATGTCGTTGGTACCGAGGATGCCTCTGTCGGCGCGAAGGATTCGCCGGAACGTGTAGTGGCAATTACACTGCGCGCTATGAAAAAAGGGAAACAGTACGTTGTTCCCGGATTCCGGAATTATCTGGGTGCGCAAATCTCCCGTTTCATGACCCGCAGACAAGGCCTGCGGCTGGTTGGGAACATGCTTCGCCCCCATAAACAATAA
- a CDS encoding RidA family protein yields MGEIIRHDVNTEYAYSGFVEAGDFIFLSFCVGNVGGTVEEQVEGALNDMSNRLGQAGLTLADVVKVDILLRDVWDIPVMEEVFKRRFQGKYPARKTISTEFAHVGGPDGLKVQIDGIAYHSRM; encoded by the coding sequence ATGGGCGAAATCATCAGACATGATGTGAACACGGAATACGCGTACTCGGGTTTTGTGGAAGCCGGGGATTTTATTTTCCTCAGCTTCTGTGTGGGCAATGTGGGCGGAACGGTGGAAGAGCAGGTGGAAGGTGCACTGAATGATATGAGCAACCGTCTGGGACAGGCGGGGCTTACGCTGGCGGATGTGGTGAAGGTGGATATTCTGCTGCGGGATGTATGGGATATTCCGGTTATGGAAGAAGTGTTCAAGCGCAGATTCCAAGGCAAATATCCGGCACGCAAAACCATCTCCACCGAGTTCGCGCATGTTGGCGGCCCGGATGGACTCAAGGTCCAGATCGACGGTATCGCTTATCATTCGCGCATGTAG
- a CDS encoding nucleotidyltransferase family protein encodes MIALILAAGYATRLYPLTKDTPKPLLPVQGSRTILDLLIDRLEVLEDITEILIVTNDRFFHAFGQWHQQYQGEKPIRILNDGTSSPEGRLGAIGDIQYVLEREQLQDDLLVLAGDNVLGFGLEGYLNYFYKMDRDCILVRTVDDPAELRSVGVAELDAEMRVLSLEEKPQEPRSNIGVFALYIYKRSTLPLISRYLAEGGNPDAPSYFPEWLHSRQEMRAYYTEGTIDDVGTPEAYAEMRVRLGAGEDKASH; translated from the coding sequence ATGATAGCATTAATCTTGGCTGCGGGGTATGCGACCCGCCTGTATCCGTTAACCAAAGACACACCGAAGCCGCTGCTGCCGGTTCAAGGAAGCCGAACGATTCTGGATCTGCTGATTGACCGCCTGGAGGTGCTGGAGGACATCACGGAGATTCTGATTGTGACGAATGACCGTTTCTTTCATGCTTTTGGGCAGTGGCATCAGCAGTATCAGGGGGAGAAGCCGATCCGTATTCTGAACGATGGTACATCCTCTCCGGAGGGACGTTTAGGGGCGATTGGCGATATCCAATATGTGCTGGAGCGGGAACAGCTGCAGGATGATCTGCTGGTTCTGGCAGGGGACAATGTGCTCGGATTCGGCCTTGAAGGGTATTTGAACTATTTTTATAAAATGGACAGGGACTGCATTCTGGTCCGTACGGTGGACGATCCCGCAGAGCTTCGCAGTGTTGGCGTTGCGGAGCTGGACGCAGAGATGCGGGTTCTGTCGCTGGAAGAGAAGCCGCAGGAGCCGCGTTCGAACATCGGCGTGTTTGCCCTCTATATTTATAAGCGGTCTACGCTGCCGCTGATTTCCCGCTATCTTGCCGAGGGAGGCAACCCGGATGCACCGAGTTATTTCCCGGAGTGGCTGCATTCCCGCCAGGAGATGCGGGCCTATTATACGGAGGGGACGATCGATGATGTCGGCACCCCGGAGGCGTATGCGGAGATGCGGGTTAGACTGGGCGCTGGCGAGGATAAGGCATCACACTGA
- a CDS encoding DUF3800 domain-containing protein, with translation MQYIIYMDESNDEGPRFGNFYGGALVRSQDYQWVTEILETRKRELGFNGEVKWQKVTLQYLEKYIALMDTLFDLIKDDFVKIRIMFTQNYFEAINLSVEQRAKEYQMLYYQFFKHAFGLRYSNPTSLEELSLRIYFDELPVSPKDASEFKDYIEKIQLMKEFTEAKIKIKKEDITEVKSHNHVLMQYMDVVLGSMYFRLNDFHKVIPEGEKRRGKRTVAKEKVYKHINNRIRQIYPNFNIGISTGYKNIEDRWNHPYRHWLFIPNEHRIAPEYKK, from the coding sequence GTGCAATATATTATCTATATGGATGAATCAAATGATGAAGGACCTAGATTTGGAAATTTTTATGGAGGCGCCTTAGTTCGATCTCAAGATTACCAATGGGTGACTGAAATCTTAGAAACAAGGAAACGTGAATTGGGCTTTAATGGAGAAGTTAAGTGGCAAAAGGTCACATTGCAGTATTTAGAAAAGTACATTGCTTTAATGGATACATTATTCGATCTTATAAAAGACGACTTTGTTAAAATTAGAATAATGTTTACACAGAACTATTTTGAGGCAATAAATCTTTCAGTTGAGCAGAGGGCCAAAGAATATCAAATGTTATACTACCAATTTTTCAAGCATGCATTTGGATTAAGGTATTCTAATCCGACTAGTTTAGAGGAATTGTCACTACGTATTTACTTTGACGAACTGCCTGTCTCTCCGAAAGATGCTTCTGAATTCAAAGACTATATTGAAAAAATCCAATTGATGAAGGAGTTTACAGAGGCAAAAATAAAAATAAAAAAAGAGGATATCACAGAAGTCAAGTCACATAATCATGTTTTAATGCAGTATATGGATGTGGTTCTTGGTTCTATGTACTTTAGATTGAATGACTTCCATAAAGTTATTCCAGAAGGGGAAAAAAGGAGGGGGAAAAGAACCGTCGCGAAAGAGAAAGTATACAAACATATAAACAATAGAATACGTCAGATATACCCTAATTTTAATATTGGTATTTCAACTGGATACAAGAATATTGAAGACAGGTGGAACCATCCATATAGACATTGGTTATTTATTCCTAATGAACACAGAATTGCTCCTGAATATAAAAAATAA
- a CDS encoding TetR/AcrR family transcriptional regulator: MKVILISNEDKSAPSTGRALKTYQEARLQNTENLRKLVVDAAAAILQEEGPEAVTVRRVSQKMGCSTKIIYSLFVNKEGLAQQLYLEGCKLLARRFEEVPPSSDLLQHLLDLGEAFWQFGQDNTSYYKLMFGGAFAEFKPDAESMQGTMTAISRLLILISTAQQQGQISNQIETGTLVGSIWSSLHGVIHLYMGGFLGDVEAAHSVYKQTMVLLAQSLFAASRP, from the coding sequence ATGAAGGTGATCCTTATCAGTAACGAAGACAAGTCCGCACCATCCACGGGGCGGGCATTAAAAACATATCAGGAAGCCCGTCTGCAAAATACGGAAAATCTCCGCAAGCTTGTGGTTGATGCGGCCGCAGCCATTCTGCAGGAAGAAGGTCCAGAGGCTGTTACTGTGCGCAGAGTATCGCAAAAGATGGGCTGTTCAACCAAGATCATCTACAGCTTGTTTGTCAATAAAGAAGGTCTGGCCCAGCAATTGTATCTGGAGGGCTGCAAACTGCTCGCCCGGCGTTTTGAAGAAGTGCCGCCGTCCTCTGATCTTTTGCAGCATTTGCTGGACTTGGGCGAAGCCTTCTGGCAGTTCGGGCAGGACAATACCAGCTATTATAAGCTGATGTTTGGTGGAGCTTTTGCCGAGTTCAAGCCGGATGCGGAGAGTATGCAGGGAACGATGACAGCCATAAGTCGTTTGTTGATTCTAATCAGCACTGCCCAGCAGCAGGGACAGATTTCGAACCAGATAGAGACGGGGACCCTTGTCGGCAGCATATGGTCATCCCTGCACGGCGTAATCCACCTGTATATGGGCGGGTTCCTTGGTGATGTCGAAGCAGCCCATAGCGTATACAAGCAAACAATGGTTTTATTGGCCCAATCCTTGTTTGCAGCGTCCAGACCATAG